A section of the Mycolicibacterium anyangense genome encodes:
- a CDS encoding DUF4344 domain-containing metallopeptidase, with protein sequence MAAVLTAGCGGSQTPAVSSTSQAEASTTSAAPPKPAKPTAAEDEPGQMVVTYEDATTPEAIKGRDLMERTHFLDQLAADVTRSFRLPFDVPVVGSQCGEANDFWDPNDKKLVMCYEDVDESIRVFTQANDPDPDDTARRIGIASFFHELGHMLIDIYDLPTTGREEDVADQLAAFELLSPNDDGKVDADYVQAARDTAREYNVLSAEGGELEKEAFADVHTLNQARAYNFECWIYGSDPKANADLVEDGSLPEDRAGGCEEEWEQLSRGWTTLLEPHVR encoded by the coding sequence ATGGCGGCGGTGCTGACCGCGGGCTGCGGCGGAAGTCAGACACCTGCGGTGTCGTCCACGTCGCAGGCGGAGGCGAGCACCACCAGCGCCGCGCCGCCCAAGCCGGCGAAACCCACTGCGGCCGAGGACGAGCCGGGCCAGATGGTGGTGACCTACGAGGACGCCACGACTCCTGAAGCGATCAAGGGCCGAGACCTGATGGAGCGCACCCACTTTCTGGACCAGCTGGCCGCCGATGTCACCCGGTCCTTCCGGCTGCCGTTCGACGTCCCGGTGGTCGGCTCCCAATGCGGTGAAGCCAACGACTTCTGGGACCCCAACGACAAGAAGCTGGTCATGTGTTACGAGGACGTCGATGAGAGCATCCGCGTCTTCACCCAGGCGAACGACCCCGATCCCGACGACACCGCCCGGCGCATCGGGATCGCCTCGTTCTTCCACGAGCTGGGTCACATGCTGATCGACATCTACGACCTGCCCACGACCGGCCGTGAAGAGGATGTGGCCGACCAGCTTGCGGCGTTCGAGCTGCTGTCGCCCAATGACGACGGCAAGGTCGACGCGGACTACGTTCAGGCCGCCAGGGACACCGCCCGCGAGTACAACGTGCTCAGCGCCGAAGGCGGCGAACTGGAAAAGGAGGCGTTCGCCGACGTGCACACGCTCAACCAGGCCCGCGCCTACAACTTCGAATGCTGGATCTACGGCTCCGATCCGAAGGCCAACGCCGACCTGGTCGAGGACGGATCACTCCCCGAGGACCGCGCCGGGGGGTGCGAGGAGGAGTGGGAACAGCTCAGCCGGGGCTGGACCACCCTGCTGGAGCCGCACGTGCGCTGA
- a CDS encoding acyltransferase family protein has translation MGGVRTGEIKALTGLRIVAALWVVLFHFRPLIWNASPRLQEDLAPLLNAGAQGVDLFFILSGFVLTWNYLERMGPTWSTRATLHFLWLRLSRVWPVYLVTMHIAALWIIFTLHVGTVPSPDVEKLTAISYVRQLFMVQLWFEPFFDGTSWDGPAWSISAEWLAYLLFGLMILVIFRMATVTRARALLFLAFVASLPPTILLLASGHFYTPWSWLPRIVAQFLAGALACAAVRRLRPSDRSRRAAGYGAVLLTAAIVGILYYYDDHPVNGMIDPGGVVDMLFMPLVVTLAVGVGSLPALLSTRLLVYGGQISFSLYMVHELVHTAWNWAVAEYQLDFTKVVAKIVVVALIAAAIGAAALLYHGVEEPARRWMRRMVDFRDVKTVRAELPPDPATRVSSIDNRPHRSARAG, from the coding sequence ATGGGTGGCGTGCGAACCGGAGAGATCAAGGCGCTGACCGGCCTCCGCATCGTCGCGGCCCTGTGGGTGGTGCTGTTCCACTTCCGTCCGCTGATCTGGAACGCTTCGCCGCGCCTGCAGGAAGATCTCGCTCCACTGCTCAACGCCGGAGCCCAGGGCGTCGACCTGTTCTTCATCCTCAGCGGATTCGTGCTGACCTGGAACTACCTGGAGCGGATGGGACCCACCTGGTCGACCCGCGCGACGCTGCACTTCCTGTGGCTGCGGCTGTCCCGGGTATGGCCGGTCTACCTGGTGACCATGCACATCGCCGCGCTGTGGATCATCTTCACGCTGCACGTCGGCACCGTGCCCTCGCCGGATGTGGAGAAGCTCACCGCGATCAGCTACGTGCGGCAGTTGTTCATGGTCCAGTTGTGGTTCGAGCCCTTCTTCGACGGAACCAGCTGGGACGGTCCGGCGTGGTCGATCAGTGCCGAGTGGCTGGCCTACCTGCTGTTCGGCCTCATGATCCTGGTGATCTTCCGGATGGCGACGGTGACGCGGGCCCGCGCACTGCTGTTCCTGGCGTTCGTCGCCTCGCTGCCGCCCACCATCTTGCTGCTGGCCAGCGGGCACTTCTATACGCCGTGGAGCTGGCTGCCGCGGATCGTGGCCCAGTTCCTGGCCGGGGCACTGGCGTGTGCCGCGGTGCGCAGGCTGCGGCCCTCCGATCGCAGCCGACGCGCGGCCGGCTATGGCGCGGTGCTGCTGACCGCCGCGATCGTGGGAATCCTCTACTACTACGACGACCATCCGGTGAACGGGATGATCGATCCCGGCGGTGTGGTCGACATGTTGTTCATGCCGCTGGTGGTCACGCTGGCGGTCGGAGTCGGCAGCCTGCCCGCGCTGCTGTCGACGCGGCTGCTGGTCTACGGCGGGCAGATCTCGTTCAGCCTGTACATGGTTCATGAACTCGTGCACACGGCGTGGAACTGGGCGGTGGCCGAGTACCAACTCGACTTCACCAAGGTGGTCGCCAAGATCGTCGTGGTCGCGTTGATCGCGGCTGCCATCGGTGCTGCGGCGCTGCTCTACCACGGCGTGGAGGAACCGGCGCGCCGCTGGATGCGACGGATGGTCGACTTCCGCGACGTCAAGACCGTTCGCGCCGAACTGCCGCCCGATCCGGCCACCAGGGTGTCCTCGATCGACAACCGCCCGCACCGGTCGGCGCGGGCGGGTTGA
- the hrpA gene encoding ATP-dependent RNA helicase HrpA, producing the protein MARVSERSGDERRELRELRARLDGVTIRDAARLGRRLKSLRDVTPEKIGQIAEQVAAAEALVATRLAAVPDITYPDLPVSERRGELAKAISDHQVVVVAGETGSGKTTQLPKICLELGRGVRGTIGHTQPRRLAARTVAQRIADELGTPLGDAIGYTVRFTDQASDRTLVKLMTDGILLAEIQRDRRLLRYDTLILDEAHERSLNIDFLLGYLRELLPRRPDLKVIVTSATIEPERFAAHFSGAPIVEVSGRTYPVEIRYRPLEVAVATEEDDDPDDPDHEIVRTEMRDQTEAIVDAIIELEAEPPGDVLVFLSGEREIRDTAEALRGLLNDPRKPTEVLPLYARLPTADQQRVFQPHTGRRIVLATNVAETSLTVPGVRYVVDPGTARISRYSRRTKVQRLPIEPISQASAAQRAGRSGRTAPGVCIRLYSQSDFEARPRYTDPEILRTNLAAVILQMAALQLGDIENFPFLDPPDQRSIRDGVQLLQELGAFDASGAITDTGRRLAQLPVDPRLGRMILQADSEGCVREVLVLAAALSIPDPRERPADREDAARQKHARFADEHSDFVSFLNLWRYLGEQRKSLSGNAFRRMCREEFLHYLRIREWQDLTGQLRSIARDIGIRESADDEPADPSRVHAALVAGLLSHVGLREGETREYAGARNSKFVLAPGSVLTKRPPRWIVVADLVETSRLFGRVAARIEPETVEHVAGDLVQRTYSEPHWDAKRGAVMAYERVTLYGLPLVVRRRVGYADVDPVVSRELFIRHALVQGEWQTRHHFFRDNTALRAELAEIEERARRRDLLVDDDEIFAFYDKRIPADVVSARHFDGWWKKQRHRTPDLLTFTRDDLLRVDDADTDRPDVWQAGDLALPLTYRFEPGAADDGVTVHIPVEVLARLGGDEFGWQVPALREELVTALIRSLPKDLRRNFVPAPDTARAVLSAITPGQEPLLEALQRELHRRTGVLVPITAFDLDKLPAHLRVTFAVQGSDGTEVARGKDLGGLQDTLAGSARRAVAQSVGIDLERSGLRGWPEDLEDLPRTVERTVGGHLVKGYPGFVDGGAGVDIRIFATAAERDPAMAAGLRRLVRLSVPSPVKSLEKSLDPRTRLVLGANPDGSLAALLDDCADAAVDVLATSPAWTKSEFGALTDRVKGRLAQATGEVVARVEKVLAALHEVQVAIPDRPLPAHAQAITDIRAQLDGLLPARFVTATGATHLADLARYLTAIVRRLERLPHALAADQDRMARVHAVADAYAELVQALSPARAAGSDVRDIARMIEEFRVSLWAQQLGTARPVSEQRIYRAIDAVLA; encoded by the coding sequence CTGGCGCGAGTGTCCGAACGGTCCGGCGACGAGCGTCGCGAGCTGCGCGAGCTTCGTGCTCGGCTGGACGGGGTCACGATTCGGGACGCAGCGCGGCTTGGGCGCAGGCTGAAGTCGCTGCGCGATGTCACCCCGGAGAAGATCGGGCAGATCGCCGAGCAGGTCGCGGCCGCTGAGGCGCTGGTGGCGACCCGGCTGGCGGCCGTGCCCGACATCACTTACCCGGACCTTCCGGTCAGCGAGCGTCGCGGTGAGCTGGCCAAGGCCATCAGCGACCACCAGGTGGTGGTGGTGGCAGGTGAGACCGGGTCGGGCAAGACCACCCAGCTGCCCAAGATCTGCCTGGAACTGGGCCGCGGGGTGCGCGGCACCATCGGGCACACCCAGCCGCGCCGGCTGGCCGCCCGCACCGTGGCCCAGCGCATCGCCGACGAACTCGGCACCCCGCTGGGCGACGCCATCGGCTATACCGTCCGCTTCACCGATCAGGCCAGCGATCGCACGCTGGTGAAGTTGATGACCGACGGCATCCTGCTCGCCGAGATCCAGCGCGACCGAAGGCTGCTGCGCTACGACACCCTGATCCTCGACGAGGCCCACGAGCGCAGCCTCAATATCGACTTCCTGCTGGGCTACCTGCGTGAATTGCTGCCACGCCGCCCCGACCTGAAGGTGATCGTCACCTCGGCGACCATCGAACCGGAACGGTTCGCCGCACACTTCTCCGGGGCGCCCATCGTCGAAGTATCCGGGCGCACCTATCCGGTCGAAATCCGTTACCGCCCTTTGGAAGTCGCTGTCGCCACCGAAGAGGACGACGACCCCGATGATCCGGATCACGAGATCGTGCGGACCGAGATGCGGGACCAGACGGAGGCGATCGTCGACGCCATCATCGAACTGGAAGCCGAACCGCCCGGCGATGTGCTGGTGTTCCTGTCCGGTGAGCGCGAGATCCGCGACACCGCAGAAGCGTTGCGCGGCTTACTCAATGATCCGCGGAAGCCGACCGAAGTGCTGCCGCTGTATGCGCGCCTGCCGACCGCCGATCAGCAACGGGTGTTCCAGCCGCACACCGGGAGGCGAATCGTGCTGGCGACCAACGTCGCCGAGACGTCGCTGACGGTACCCGGCGTGCGTTACGTCGTCGACCCCGGTACCGCGCGGATCTCCCGCTACAGCAGGCGCACCAAGGTGCAGCGCCTGCCGATCGAACCCATCTCGCAGGCCTCGGCGGCGCAACGGGCGGGGCGGTCCGGCCGTACCGCACCCGGCGTCTGCATCCGGCTGTACTCGCAGTCCGATTTCGAGGCTCGGCCCCGCTACACCGACCCGGAGATCCTGCGCACCAACCTCGCCGCGGTGATCCTCCAGATGGCGGCGCTGCAACTCGGTGATATCGAGAACTTTCCCTTCCTCGATCCACCGGATCAGCGCAGCATCCGCGACGGGGTGCAACTGCTCCAGGAACTCGGCGCGTTCGACGCCTCGGGGGCCATCACCGACACCGGCCGCCGGCTGGCCCAGCTGCCCGTCGACCCACGGCTGGGCCGAATGATCCTGCAGGCCGACAGCGAAGGATGTGTGCGCGAGGTGCTGGTGCTCGCCGCCGCGCTGTCCATCCCCGACCCGCGTGAGCGCCCGGCCGACCGGGAGGACGCCGCGCGGCAGAAACACGCCCGCTTCGCCGACGAGCACTCCGACTTCGTGTCGTTCCTGAACCTGTGGCGCTATCTCGGGGAACAGCGCAAGTCGTTGTCGGGCAATGCTTTCCGACGGATGTGCCGGGAGGAGTTCCTGCATTACCTGCGCATCCGGGAGTGGCAGGACCTCACCGGTCAACTGCGCAGCATCGCCCGGGACATCGGGATCCGGGAATCCGCCGACGACGAACCCGCAGACCCGTCGCGGGTGCACGCCGCCCTGGTGGCGGGCCTGCTGTCGCATGTGGGCCTGCGGGAAGGCGAGACCCGGGAGTACGCCGGGGCGCGCAACTCCAAGTTCGTGTTGGCGCCCGGTTCGGTACTGACCAAGCGGCCGCCGCGCTGGATCGTGGTGGCCGATCTGGTGGAGACCAGCCGCCTGTTCGGCCGTGTCGCGGCGCGCATCGAGCCCGAGACCGTGGAACACGTCGCCGGAGACCTGGTGCAGCGCACCTACAGCGAACCGCACTGGGATGCCAAGCGTGGTGCGGTGATGGCCTACGAGCGGGTCACCCTCTACGGCCTGCCGTTGGTGGTGCGCCGACGGGTCGGCTATGCCGACGTCGATCCCGTGGTGTCCCGGGAACTGTTCATCCGGCACGCCCTGGTCCAGGGGGAGTGGCAGACGCGCCACCACTTTTTCCGCGACAACACCGCGCTGCGTGCGGAGTTGGCCGAGATCGAGGAGCGCGCCCGCCGCCGCGACCTGCTGGTCGATGACGACGAGATCTTTGCGTTCTACGACAAGCGGATTCCGGCCGACGTGGTCTCGGCCCGCCACTTCGACGGCTGGTGGAAGAAGCAGCGGCACCGCACCCCGGACCTTCTGACGTTCACCCGCGACGACCTGCTTCGCGTCGACGACGCCGACACCGACCGCCCCGACGTGTGGCAAGCCGGTGATCTGGCGCTGCCGCTGACCTATCGGTTCGAGCCCGGGGCCGCCGACGACGGGGTGACGGTGCACATTCCCGTCGAGGTGCTGGCCCGACTCGGTGGCGACGAGTTCGGCTGGCAGGTGCCTGCCCTGCGTGAGGAACTGGTGACTGCCCTGATCCGGTCGTTGCCGAAAGACCTCCGGCGCAACTTTGTTCCCGCTCCGGATACCGCGCGCGCGGTACTGTCGGCGATCACGCCGGGTCAGGAACCGCTGCTGGAGGCGCTGCAGCGCGAATTGCACCGCCGCACCGGGGTTTTGGTGCCCATCACAGCGTTCGACCTCGACAAGCTGCCGGCCCATCTGCGGGTGACGTTCGCCGTGCAGGGTTCGGACGGAACCGAGGTGGCCCGAGGTAAGGACCTGGGCGGCCTGCAGGACACGCTCGCCGGATCGGCTCGTCGCGCCGTCGCCCAGAGTGTGGGCATCGACCTGGAGCGCTCCGGGCTGCGGGGCTGGCCCGAGGACCTCGAGGACTTGCCGCGCACCGTCGAACGCACCGTCGGTGGCCATCTGGTCAAGGGTTATCCCGGATTCGTCGATGGCGGCGCGGGTGTCGACATCCGGATCTTCGCCACCGCCGCCGAGCGCGATCCGGCGATGGCCGCGGGGTTGCGGCGGTTGGTGCGGCTGTCGGTGCCCTCACCGGTCAAGTCGCTGGAGAAGAGCCTGGATCCGCGGACCCGGCTGGTGCTCGGCGCCAATCCCGACGGATCGCTGGCCGCCCTGCTCGACGACTGCGCCGATGCTGCCGTCGACGTGCTGGCCACCTCGCCGGCCTGGACCAAGTCGGAATTCGGTGCGCTGACCGACCGGGTGAAAGGTCGGTTGGCCCAGGCCACCGGTGAAGTGGTCGCCCGGGTCGAGAAGGTACTCGCCGCCCTGCACGAGGTGCAGGTGGCGATCCCGGACCGGCCGCTCCCGGCGCACGCTCAGGCGATCACCGATATCCGTGCGCAACTCGACGGGCTGCTCCCCGCGCGGTTCGTCACCGCCACCGGCGCGACACATCTGGCAGATCTGGCGCGGTATCTGACCGCGATCGTCCGCCGCCTCGAACGGCTGCCGCACGCATTGGCCGCCGACCAGGACCGGATGGCCCGCGTGCACGCCGTCGCTGATGCGTATGCCGAACTGGTGCAAGCGCTTTCACCCGCGCGGGCGGCCGGTTCCGATGTCCGTGACATCGCCAGGATGATCGAGGAGTTCCGGGTCAGCCTGTGGGCACAGCAGCTCGGCACCGCCCGCCCGGTGAGCGAGCAGCGCATCTATCGGGCCATCGACGCCGTTCTCGCCTAA
- a CDS encoding aminoglycoside phosphotransferase family protein, with protein sequence MSELPHAVRTMAGRGPQWASWVATLPTLSREAVAQWRLRIDGPAGYGYCSLVVPVRTSDGAAAVLKIGFPDDESEHEHLALRRWGGDGAVRLLSADPHRRALLLERLEPTDLRAVSDIEACEVVGRLYRHLHVPAMPQLRTLESYLHRWNAELAALPRSAPIPHRLVEQALALSTDLTAGPAPSRVIHTDLHYANVLAAQREPWLAIDPKPINGDPHYEIAPMLWNRWGELAGDVRDGVLRRFYTLIDAAGFDEARARAWVLVRMVHNAMWALQDGPHAEPGWLTTCIALAKAVQS encoded by the coding sequence GTGAGCGAGCTTCCGCACGCGGTCCGAACCATGGCCGGCCGCGGGCCGCAGTGGGCGTCATGGGTGGCCACGTTGCCCACACTCAGCCGCGAAGCGGTCGCCCAGTGGCGGCTGCGCATCGACGGGCCGGCCGGCTACGGCTACTGCTCACTGGTGGTTCCGGTACGCACCTCCGACGGAGCGGCAGCGGTGCTCAAGATCGGCTTTCCCGACGACGAGTCCGAGCATGAACACCTGGCCCTGCGTCGGTGGGGCGGCGACGGCGCGGTGCGGCTGCTCAGCGCCGACCCCCACCGCCGGGCGCTGCTGCTCGAGCGGCTGGAACCCACCGACTTGCGCGCCGTCTCCGACATCGAGGCGTGCGAGGTGGTGGGCCGCCTGTACCGCCACCTCCATGTCCCGGCCATGCCGCAGCTGCGGACGCTGGAGTCCTACCTACACCGCTGGAACGCCGAGCTGGCAGCGCTGCCCCGCAGTGCCCCGATCCCGCACCGGCTGGTCGAGCAGGCCCTGGCACTCAGCACCGACCTGACCGCCGGCCCCGCCCCGTCGCGCGTCATCCATACCGACCTGCACTACGCGAATGTACTTGCTGCACAACGGGAACCATGGCTGGCGATCGACCCGAAACCGATCAACGGCGACCCGCACTACGAGATCGCCCCGATGCTGTGGAATCGATGGGGCGAGTTGGCCGGTGACGTCCGCGACGGTGTGCTGCGCCGGTTCTACACCCTGATCGACGCGGCGGGCTTCGACGAGGCCCGGGCCCGTGCGTGGGTACTGGTGCGGATGGTGCACAACGCCATGTGGGCACTACAGGACGGCCCGCACGCCGAACCGGGCTGGCTGACCACCTGTATCGCGCTGGCCAAGGCCGTCCAGTCGTGA
- a CDS encoding Rv0518 family GDSL lipase — protein sequence MSLRDTLARAAAAAVSAAVVAGAVVGYSPQTRDYQLLNRGTAEDRVAVIGDSYTTGTDEGGRGPQSWTAQTWQLLAAQGFKVEPDVAAEGGAGYGIRGNHGNVFEDLTIRAVKRDDALVVFFGSRNDQPVDQARFPVLVGETFQIARRVAPSAKFLVIGPPWPTADPPDVVLAIRDNLRIQARGVGATFIDPLAEGWFVGRPDLIGPDGVHPNDAGHAYLAEKIAPLIRSQLTIPV from the coding sequence TTGTCCCTGAGGGATACACTTGCTCGGGCCGCAGCCGCGGCGGTCTCGGCCGCTGTGGTGGCCGGTGCCGTCGTCGGCTACTCGCCGCAGACGCGCGACTACCAACTCCTCAATCGGGGCACCGCGGAAGACCGGGTCGCGGTGATCGGTGATTCCTACACCACCGGCACCGACGAAGGCGGCCGCGGACCCCAATCCTGGACCGCGCAGACCTGGCAGCTGCTGGCCGCCCAAGGTTTCAAGGTCGAGCCCGACGTGGCCGCCGAGGGCGGCGCCGGTTACGGCATCCGGGGCAACCATGGCAACGTCTTCGAGGACCTCACCATCAGAGCCGTCAAACGTGACGATGCGCTGGTGGTCTTCTTCGGCTCACGCAACGACCAACCCGTCGACCAGGCGCGGTTCCCCGTTCTGGTCGGCGAGACTTTCCAGATCGCCCGCCGCGTCGCGCCGTCGGCCAAGTTCCTGGTGATCGGACCGCCGTGGCCCACCGCCGACCCGCCCGACGTGGTGCTGGCTATCCGGGACAACCTGCGCATCCAGGCCAGGGGAGTCGGGGCCACCTTCATCGATCCACTCGCCGAAGGCTGGTTCGTCGGCAGGCCCGACCTCATCGGGCCCGACGGCGTGCACCCCAACGACGCCGGCCACGCCTATCTGGCAGAGAAGATCGCGCCGCTGATCCGCAGCCAGCTGACCATCCCCGTCTGA
- a CDS encoding S53 family peptidase — protein sequence MSARRARTLGRTPLLIVLVMAVAVLVADRVSPPLPFNIIGGPYARLLAQFADLGPARSDRVQLTVELREPTSPVGLTSWARQHGLAVHWRDGDPWATVAGPPRRVAAALDVAVHDYRGKDGTVFYASPQQPAVPGELGREVLELGRILGYTPYHEGIPPTPPLDVPDGGLMPTELLTAYNADGLAASGYTGAGRTVAVFAFDGFEQSDMDSFADWFSLPRFTPEVVGGMPAQKRGEATMDIQLIHAIAPSAKIVLVNARSTVEGDAPYVKLGGLMESIDRRYPGAVWSFSIGWGCDRIMTRADLAPVRSALARAHRNGTTAFDASGDLAGLECKGGHDWSDTPSPDDIGVDAVASLPEMTSVGGTTLSTDAQGKWLAEQGWYDVPLTQGSGGGVSRLFGRPAWQDIHEQAGPHDRRLVPDIAAVADPFTGVKFVFKGQVLVGGGTSQSTPIWAGLAAMMNQFLADRGLAQLGDLNPLLYELSHGYGLPAFRDISLGANAVTPVLPGYDMITGLGSPNIENLMKDLLILKSMGG from the coding sequence ATGAGCGCACGGCGTGCCCGCACGCTGGGGAGGACGCCACTGCTCATCGTGCTGGTGATGGCCGTGGCTGTCCTGGTCGCGGACCGGGTCAGTCCGCCGTTGCCGTTCAACATCATCGGCGGTCCGTACGCGAGGCTGCTGGCTCAGTTCGCCGATCTCGGGCCGGCCCGCTCGGATCGGGTGCAGCTGACCGTCGAACTGCGCGAACCGACCAGCCCGGTGGGGTTGACGTCGTGGGCCCGACAACATGGGCTGGCGGTGCACTGGCGCGACGGCGATCCGTGGGCAACCGTGGCCGGCCCGCCGCGACGGGTGGCCGCAGCGCTGGACGTGGCCGTGCACGACTATCGGGGCAAGGACGGCACAGTGTTCTACGCCTCCCCCCAGCAGCCGGCGGTCCCCGGCGAACTCGGCCGTGAGGTCCTCGAACTGGGCCGGATCCTCGGCTACACGCCCTATCACGAGGGCATCCCGCCGACGCCGCCGCTCGACGTGCCCGACGGTGGTCTGATGCCCACCGAATTGCTGACGGCCTACAACGCCGACGGCTTGGCCGCCAGTGGCTACACCGGCGCGGGCCGCACCGTCGCGGTATTCGCCTTCGACGGGTTCGAACAGAGCGACATGGACAGCTTCGCCGACTGGTTCTCGCTGCCCCGGTTCACCCCGGAGGTGGTGGGCGGCATGCCCGCCCAGAAGCGCGGTGAGGCCACCATGGACATCCAGCTGATCCACGCCATCGCACCCTCGGCCAAGATCGTCCTGGTCAACGCTCGATCGACGGTCGAGGGCGATGCGCCCTACGTCAAGCTCGGAGGGCTGATGGAGTCGATCGACCGGCGTTACCCCGGCGCGGTGTGGAGCTTCTCGATCGGCTGGGGCTGCGACCGGATCATGACCCGGGCCGATTTGGCCCCCGTACGCTCAGCGCTGGCCCGCGCCCACCGCAACGGCACCACGGCGTTCGACGCCAGCGGAGACCTGGCCGGTCTGGAATGCAAAGGCGGCCATGACTGGTCGGACACCCCGAGTCCCGACGACATCGGCGTCGATGCTGTCGCGTCACTGCCCGAGATGACATCGGTGGGCGGTACCACCCTGTCCACCGATGCCCAGGGCAAATGGCTGGCCGAACAAGGCTGGTACGACGTGCCTCTCACGCAGGGCAGCGGGGGTGGCGTCTCGCGGCTGTTCGGGCGCCCGGCATGGCAGGACATTCACGAGCAGGCCGGACCACACGACCGCCGCCTGGTTCCGGACATCGCGGCCGTCGCCGACCCGTTCACCGGGGTGAAATTCGTGTTCAAGGGACAGGTTCTCGTCGGCGGTGGCACCTCGCAGTCCACGCCGATCTGGGCGGGCCTGGCCGCGATGATGAACCAGTTCCTCGCCGACCGCGGTCTGGCCCAACTCGGCGACCTGAATCCGCTGCTGTACGAGCTCTCCCACGGATACGGCCTGCCGGCATTCCGGGACATCTCCCTCGGCGCCAACGCCGTCACCCCGGTGCTGCCGGGCTACGACATGATCACCGGCCTGGGCAGCCCGAACATCGAGAACTTGATGAAGGACCTGCTCATCCTCAAGTCGATGGGTGGCTGA
- a CDS encoding class I adenylate-forming enzyme family protein — translation MSVALLLEMAASDSERLAVVCDDQRLTVGQLDALASGGAGVISGTKASSVVYVGTGGLMLPLLIFASARAARPFAPLNYRLSGEALAELIDRMPAPLIVFDAEYADVVQDLNASSIESGQFVAAARDAEPVSEYPDTDDVAVVLFTSGTTSRPKAVELSHNNLTSYVTGTVEFASAEPGDTALICVPPYHIAGVGAALSNLYAGRKMVYLRKFDATEWIRLAVAEAVTSATVVPTMLDRIIAELNVHPTPLPALRTLAYGGSKVGLPLVRTALELLPEVGFVNAYGLTETSSTIAVLTPEDHRAAHGADDEAARKRLGSVGQPVPGIELQIRAEDGTILGPEEVGELYVRGDQVSGKYAGIGSVLDEDGWFPTKDVAYLDSEGYLFIGGRSDDTIIRGGENIAPAEVEDVLVEHPHVHDVAVVGVEDAEWGQIMVAVVVPVADANPDPEELRAHVRQHLRGSRTPDRVVFRQELPTTPTGKVLRRQLVDELAAPTPIQ, via the coding sequence GTGAGTGTTGCATTACTTTTGGAGATGGCCGCCTCGGATAGCGAACGCCTGGCGGTGGTCTGCGACGACCAGCGGTTGACGGTGGGTCAACTCGACGCCTTGGCCAGCGGTGGTGCGGGTGTGATCAGCGGGACCAAGGCGAGCAGTGTGGTGTACGTCGGAACCGGCGGACTCATGCTTCCGCTGCTGATCTTCGCCTCGGCCCGTGCAGCCAGGCCGTTCGCCCCGTTGAACTATCGCCTGTCGGGTGAGGCGCTGGCCGAGCTGATCGACCGCATGCCGGCACCGCTGATCGTGTTCGACGCTGAATATGCCGATGTTGTGCAGGATTTGAACGCAAGCAGCATTGAATCCGGCCAGTTCGTGGCCGCCGCCAGAGATGCCGAACCGGTCTCCGAGTATCCCGACACAGATGACGTCGCCGTCGTACTGTTCACATCCGGAACCACCTCACGGCCCAAAGCCGTCGAGCTGTCTCATAACAACCTCACCAGCTACGTGACCGGGACCGTCGAATTTGCCTCCGCCGAACCCGGCGACACTGCCCTGATCTGCGTTCCGCCGTATCACATCGCCGGCGTCGGGGCAGCGCTGTCAAACCTCTACGCGGGCCGAAAGATGGTCTACCTGCGCAAGTTCGATGCCACGGAGTGGATCCGGCTAGCCGTCGCCGAGGCGGTCACCAGCGCGACAGTCGTCCCCACCATGCTTGATCGCATCATCGCCGAGCTCAATGTTCATCCCACGCCGTTGCCCGCCCTGCGCACGCTGGCTTACGGGGGCTCCAAGGTCGGCCTTCCGCTAGTGCGCACAGCGCTGGAACTGCTGCCCGAAGTGGGCTTCGTCAACGCCTACGGGCTGACTGAAACCAGCTCCACCATCGCGGTTCTCACGCCTGAGGACCATCGCGCCGCACACGGCGCGGACGATGAGGCCGCCCGCAAGCGACTGGGCTCCGTCGGGCAGCCGGTCCCCGGTATCGAGTTGCAGATCCGGGCCGAGGACGGCACCATTCTGGGGCCCGAGGAAGTCGGTGAGCTGTACGTGCGGGGTGATCAAGTGTCGGGTAAGTACGCCGGCATCGGTTCGGTACTCGACGAAGACGGCTGGTTCCCCACCAAGGATGTCGCTTATCTGGACTCCGAGGGCTACCTGTTCATCGGCGGACGCTCCGACGACACCATCATCCGCGGCGGGGAGAACATCGCGCCCGCCGAGGTGGAGGACGTACTCGTCGAGCACCCGCACGTCCACGATGTGGCGGTTGTCGGAGTCGAGGACGCCGAGTGGGGCCAGATCATGGTGGCAGTCGTCGTGCCTGTCGCTGACGCCAACCCCGACCCCGAAGAACTTCGTGCCCACGTACGTCAGCACCTTCGCGGCTCACGCACACCTGATCGGGTGGTGTTCCGGCAGGAACTGCCGACCACGCCGACCGGCAAGGTGTTGCGCCGCCAGTTGGTCGATGAACTCGCGGCGCCGACACCCATTCAATGA